From Abiotrophia defectiva ATCC 49176:
AGCGCCAGGCTTGACCATTAAGACCGAAGCCATCAGCCCAGCAGTCTTGGCTAAGTTAGAAGCCAATGCCACTGTGGTAGCCCGCTACCTCATGGTCTAGGAGGCGGAATTCATGGTATGGCAAAAGGATTTTCCTGCCTCTAGTGCCAACTTGGGACCGGGCTTTGACTCAATCGGAATTGCGGTTGACCGCTATCTAAGGGTGACGGCCCGTCCGGCTGAGCGCTGGCAGGTGGATTTTGAGACCGACTTTATGGCCGGCCTGCCCCAGGATGAGACTAACCTAGTAGTGGCAGTGGCCCTGGAAACGGCGGCCCGCTACGGTAAGACCTTAGCGCCCCTGCATCTGACCATGAAGAGTCAGATTCCCCTGACCCATGGCATGGGTAGCTCTGCCTCAGCTATTGTGGCCGGTATTGAGCTAGCCAATGATTTTGCTGATTTGGGTCTGTCGACCTTTGACAAGGTGCGCCTGGCCAGTGCCAAGGAAGGCCACCCCGACAATGTGGGGGCCTGCATCACCGGTGGCCTCTTCGTGGGTTACTATGAGCCGGAGACGGATCAACTCTTCTATCAAGTAGCTAACTTGGAAGGGGTCGGGGTCATTATTTCCACCCCAGCCTATGAGTTGTCGACGGCGGCTGCCCGCAGTGTCTTGCCTGAGGTCTACTCCAAGCCGGATTCCATTGCCCAGAATGCCCTGACCAGTGTCATGTTAATGGCCATGATGCAGGGCGATTACCCGACCATGGGTCAACTCATGATGCAAGACAAGTTCCATGAACCTTACCGTCAGTCTCTAATTGCAGAGTTTCCAGCGGTTAAGGCCACGGCCCTTGAAAAGGGCGCCTATGCCACCGTCATTTCGGGGGCGGGTCCTAGCATTTTGACCCTCTGTCCTCAGGAGCGAGTGGACGACATTCTAGCGGCGCTTGAGGCTTCGGTGGACTGTCAGCACCAAGTGGTGTCGGTTCTGCCAGCCTTGGCAGACAAATAATATGAAAAAAGAGTCCAGCTCAGCTGGGCTCTTTCTTGTGTGAGCTTATTTTTTATGACCGACATCTTGGACCTGGGGCGCAAGCGTCTTAAGGTCGGTTAAGAAGCTAGCTAGGGCACGTTCACGGTCGCCTGTCTGTCGGCCTAGGTCCCGCATTTCCTTCTGACCAGCCAGGTCGCGGCAGTAGAGCAGGAGATGGGCTTCCTTGAGGTGGCGGCTGACTGGGACCTTTTGCACCTGGTAGCCCACGGCGGCGATTTGCTTGAGGGGGCAAATATAGAGACCTTGAGCGGTGATGACCAGGTGGTCCTTGTAGCAATAGAGGCCTAGATCTTCATCCCCCACCTGAGACTGGCGACTGAGTCGACTCCAGTCGTCGGCCAGTTCGGGATAGTGGCGGTAGAGGAGATCATATTCGCTCAAGATGCGTCGTCGCTTGCGCCAAGCATAATAGCAGAAATAGCCCCCAATCCAAATGAGTAGGGCTGACATGGCCTGGGCAATCCAGAGGGCATGCTGATAGTCACTTAGCATGAGGCTAGTGATATAAGTAAGGCCGAAGAGGCCGCTGGCCAGGAGGGGCAGGCCGGCCAGTAGGGTCAAGAAGAGATCGACTTTATCGCGATGCTTCAAGGTCCTCATCCTTTCGCTGCTTGTCTTAAGAATAGAAGAAATGAATAGCTAGGCTAGCCGTGGCAATGACCAGGGCCCAACAGAGGCCCCCTAGCAAGATGGACTGGCTACCGGCCCGGCGCAACTGTCTCAGATCAACTGCCAAGCCCACCCCAGCTAGGGCCGCAATCATGGTCAGGCGGGCCAATAACTTGAAGCTGTCCAGCAGCCATGCCGGTAGAGGCAGGAGGGAGCTAGCCAGGACCGCCAAGAGGAAGTAGGCGATGAAGCTAGGAAAGAGGCGACGGGCTTGTTCCCACAAGCTGACTTGAGCCCCTTGGCCGTCAGCCAATTGAGCGCTTGCTTGTTGATAGCGGGCGCCAACCAGGCCTAGGCAGACCGGCACAATAAGTAGGGTCCGGGCCATCTTGACGATGGTGGCGGTGGTGCCGGCGGCCTCACTAAAGGCGAAGCCAGCAGCCACGACCGAAGAGGTATCGTTAATGGCCGCCCCGGCGAAGAGGCCGAAGCTTTGGTCGCCATAGCCCAACCAAGCCCCTAAGAGAGGGAAGAGGAAGAGGGCCAGGGTATTATAGAGGAAGATGGTGGTGATGGCGAAGGCAATCTCTGAGTCCTCAGCTTCCACAATGGGTGCAGCAGCGGCAATGGCCGAGCCCCCACAAATGGCCGTCCCCATACCCACTAAGAGGGCTGAACGCGACTCAATGCCCATCCAACGACCTAGGTAGCGGGCACTCAAGAGGGCCACCGCCACGACCGGAATCAAGACCAAGTAGACCTTGAGGCCCACTGCTTGTAACTTGGCAAAGGACAAGCCAAAGCCTAAAAAGACAATGCCGATTTTGAGCAGTTGGCCGCTGATTTGCTTGGCTGGTTTGGTCGAGGCAGGTGGTCGCCAGGCGGACAGGGCCATGCCCAGCAGAATGGCCAGCATAGAAGCCCCTAGGGCTGGCACCAGGCTTTCAATGGCATAGGCCAGGGCAGTGATAATCAGAATCTTGGCCCAGCTGGCCCAGTTGCTGTCAGAAAACTTAGAAAATGTCATGGTTGATATCGCTCCTTTGTCATCCTCTAGTATAACAAAGTCTCGCCCCGCGCGCTAGTTGGGTCAGGGCTAGAAGAAAGCGTTTGTCTAGACTTAAGGGGACCAGTAGACTATACTAAAACAAAAGCCTAGAGAGGATGTATGCCATGACACAAGAAGCCATTCAAGAACAGATTCGTCAAGCCCTGGACCATCGGGTAGCCGTACGGGTTTATGATGAAAATCGCGATATTTCCCGTCAGGATATGGACGTCATTCTAGACGCTGCCTGGCTCAGCCCTTCTTCAGTTGGTCTGGAAGGTTGGCGCTTTTTGGTCTTAGACCGGGACCAAGTTCAAGCCATCCGGCCTGAGCTCCAACCCCTCGCTTGGGGTGCCCAACCGCAATTGGATACCGCCAGCCACTTTGTTATCCTCCTAGCGGAGAAGAACGCCCGTTATGACGGTCCTTCTATGCGGGCCAGCCTTATTCGTCGCGGCCTGACTTCTGACCAGGACCTTAATAGCCGTTTGACCCTCTATGAAACCTTCCAAACCCAACACATGTGTCTAGATAGTCCGCGTGCCCTCTTTGACTGGACGGGTAAGCAGACCTATATCGCCCTAGCCAATATGATGTTGAGTGCTAGCTTGCTGGGCATTGATTCCTGCCCAATCGAAGGCTTCGATTATGAGGCGGTCAATGCCTTGCTTGCTGCCAAAGGTTGGTTGGATCCGGAGCGCGAAGGGGTGGCTAGCATGTTGTCCCTGGGCTACCGGCTCAAGGACCCTAAACATCCCCGTAGCCGCAAGCCGCGCCAGGAAGTCATTTGCTGGCTAGACGACAAGTAAATCCCCCCATGAATTTTCTCCAGCCCTTAATAAGTGAAAGGACTGAATGATATGACCCTATCGAGAAAAATGAAACTAAGCGCCCTGACCCTACTTTGTGCCAATCTGCTGGCCAGCCAAGTGCCTGTGCTAGCCCAAGAGGCCAATGACCAAGCCTCATCTAGCCAAGAAAGGGCTACTGTCGGCCAATACAGTTTGGCCTTTGATAATGCGGCTTGGCAATACGATGAGGCTAATGATATTTACTGGCAAGTCGGCGTGGTCTATGTCGCCAACCCTGCTTCCTTGGACTATGAGACCCTGGGTATTTATGTGCCGGGTGCCTATTTAGAGGCAACTGCCAATGGCGATGGGACCTATACTGCCAGCGTCAAGTCTGACGCCCAAGTGGGCCAATTTACCGCTGCGACTGCTCCTTATGTCCTACCGGTTAACACGCCGGGTTTTAATGCCTCTCAGGCACCAACCTGGCTTGCTGACGGCATTGCCAACTATACCCAGGCCGGGATGATTTATCTGCAACCTGGTATTCGTGGCCGCGACAACACCACCGATAGCCAGGGCCAAGAAGTAGTGGGCGGTGCACCATGGGGCGTCACCGATCTTAAGGCCGCTATCCGTTATGTTCGTTATAACAAGGATGTCCTGCCAGGTGACACCGACAAGATTGTGAGTTTTGGCCATAGTGGCGGTGGGGCTCAGTCTGCTGTCCTAGGGGCTAGTGGGGATTCGACCCTCTACAATCCTTACTTGGAAGCCTTAGGGGCAGCCATGAAGGACAAGGAAGGCAACCCAATTTCCGATGCACCTTATGGGACCATGACTTGGAGTCCCATTACCAGCTTGGATTATGCGGATGCTGCCTATGAATGGAACCTGGGTCAGTTCGCTGACAGCAATACGCGGGCAGAGGGTACCTTTACCCAGGCCTTATCCCAAGACTTGGCTAAGGAATATGCCAACTATATCAATCAGCTAGGCCTCAAACATGAAGGCCAAGCCTTGACCCTGGCAGAATCCAGTGAGGGGATTTATACCCAAGGCTCCTATGCCACTTATCTAGAAGGGGTAGTCAATCAATCCCTCAATAACTTCCTAGCCGATACCAGCTTCCCTTATACCAGCGATGGTGCTGGTCCGGGTGGATCGACAGAATCTGTCACCTATGAGACGGCTCAAGCCTATATTGATAGATTGAATGCTGAGGCTCAATGGGTGACCTATGATGCGGCCACTAATACCGCCAAGATTTCCAGCCTGGCGGATTTCGCCAAGTATGTTAAGACGGCCAGCAAGTCTGTGCCTGCCTTCGATGCCTTGGACCGTAGCCTAGCGGAGAATGCGGTCTTTGGGGTAGCGGATGCCAATGAGCTTCACTTTGACCAGCTAGTGGCCCGCCTGCTCAAGAATAATCAGGCCAAGTATGAGAGCTTGACCGACTGGAACAGCCAGTATGTGACGGATTTTGAGTCCGACTTGGCTAAGACCGATAGCCTAGGCAAGACCATTGCAGAACGTCAGGACCTCTACAATCCAATGTTCTATCTGACGTCCGCCTATTCTGGCTACCAAACCTCTAAACCAGCACCTCACTGGCGGATTCGTTCCGGCCTTAGCCAAGGAGACACGGCCTTAACGGTGGAAACTAACCTGGCCCTAGCCCTGGAAAATCAAGCTAATGGGACTGTCAAATCAGTGGACTTTGCCACGGTTTGGGGGCAAGGTAATACCACAGCTGAACGGACCGGCCATGCGTCGGCTAACTTCATCCAATGGGTGCAAGAAATTGTAGCCCAAGACGCCAACTAAGTATTAAGCAACCCCTGGAATCAGCGAGTGACTGACCCCAGGGGTTTGTGTCGTCTTGACCGCTTTGTTATAATAGAAGGGACAAGAAGCAAGTCGATTAGATTCGGATGAAGGAGGAAATGACGTGAAGAAAAGTCTCAAATACCTACTGGTCTCGGCTCTGACTGCTAATGCCTTGGCCTTAAGCTGGCCAGGCTTCCAAGGGCAGGCGACTGTCAGTCTGGAATCTGCTAGTAGCCAGGAATCAGGGCATGAGGAGACCTCTGAAGAATGGCAGAATCATGATTGTGCAAAGTTAGACCGCAAGGATGTCCTCAATCAAGTACGTAAAAGCCGGGACCTTTTGACCTCGGTAGCCCTCAAGGGAGTCTCTGGCGATCGGAGAAGCCAGTCAAGCTATCAAGCAGCCTATCGTTATGAAGCCAAGACTGGCAAGATCCTCCAGGGTTATTTGGATTATAGTCAGGGTATTAACCATATGGAGGTCTACTATCTGGGGGACACCAACCAGAACTATTACCTCTATACTGAGCGGACTAACAAATGGTCTGCCATCCAGATGCCCGATGATTTTCGCCTGCGACCTAACTATCGCCTCATGCTAGACTGGATACTGGACCATGAAGCCGACTTCCAGTTTGAAGAAGGGCCCCACGACTATCGTCTTAAGGTCCTAGAACGTAACTTTGACTTGTCAGACTTTACGTCTAAGACTTTGGGAATTACCTTAGTACCTGAAGATACCCCGGTAGAGGATATCTATAATTACCTAGAAGTCCGCTTCAGTAAGGACGACTTCCAAATGACCAGTCTCAATTACCGTTGCCTGGATCCGTCCGGTGAGGTGCAGGGCCAATTTGAATTCTTTGGCTTCAATCAATTGGAGCCTGAAGATTTCCGCTTACCTGAGGGGGCGGAGGTGGACAGTGAGCTATCTGGCTCTAGCCAGCAAGATTGGTCTTCCTCTGATGAGACCGAATCCCGTCAGCAGCGGGAGTCCGAGTCTTCTGGAGAAAACCGACCCCTGCCGCCTGGTGCTGTCTACCATGACCATGACCACAAGGCTTGGAGCTCACTTCTTGCTTATGCCCAAGAGGGTGTCTATGAGCTAGTCTCACTCAAATGGCTGACTTGGGAGCCGGTCAGTCGCCTCTCTAGCCACTTGACCTGGCGGGCTTATCGACTTTTTAGACCATAAGAAAAAGGCCAGGAAAACCCTGGCCTTTTTGCTATGGCTATAGTGGGAGCCATAAGCTGAAGTGGCTGCCTTGGTTTACTTGACTGGTGACCTCAATCTGGCCCCCCAGTTGTTGGGCCAGGGTTTGGCTGATATAGAGTCCCAGGCCGGCGCCGCCTGTCTCCCGATTACGGGACTGTTCGACCCGATAGAGACGATCAAAGATATGAGGCAGGTCCTGGGCGGGAATGCCCATGCCTTGATCAATGATATGGAAGCCGATTCCTTGACCTTCTTTTTGAATATGGAGTTGAATGCGACTCTGCTCTGGCGAGTACTTGCTGGCGTTCTCCAAGAGATTGAGGAGGATACGGGATAGTTTGTCACCATCTGTCTGGATGGTCTCTAGCTCTGGCGCTAGTTTGACCTCAAGTTCTTGTTTCTTCTGTTGACAATGGGGTTGGATACTGGTCAGCAAATGAATGAGAAAATCATCCAGTTGGAGGGTCTGAACCTGGATTTGGCTAGCCTGCTGATTGGCTTGCTTCTCCATGAGACCAACTTCCATGAGTTGCTGGGTCAGGGTCTTGAGTCGGTCGATTTGATGGGCCATGGCCTGCCAGAGGGCTTGCATTTCATCTTCTGACACCATCTGATCTTCTAGCGCTTCAACTTGATGCTGGAGAGCAGTCAGCGGCGTCTTGATGTCGTGACCTAGGCTAGCCATGAGGCGGGTCTTGTCTTGCTCGCTTTGGCTGAGGGCCTGGAAACTTTGGTTGAGGTCTTGGATCATGAGGTTGATGTTGGCCGTGAGCGAGGCCAGTTCAGCCGGCGATTTAATGGTCTGAACTGGTTGGAAATCCTGGTCGGCCACCCGTCTCACATCTCGGCTCAGTTGCTGCAGGGATTTGACGCTGGGCTGAAGTAGGCAGAAGCCCACTAGGGCCCCTAGCAAATTAGCCCCTAAGGTCATCCAGATAATGATATAGGCCACGTTAGGAGAGACTAACATTTGCTGCAGGCCCCACCAGACCAGCAGGAGGGCGCAGAGTGTGGAAGTAAGAAAGGCTAGGAAGACAAGTGAACGCAGCTTCATGATGGGTCACCTCCTAAGCGGTAGCCCAGTCCCCAGACTGTCTCAATCTTAGGGTAGGGACGCTGACCTGCTGACTTGGCTAATTTATCGCGCAAGGAGTGGATATGGACATTGAGGGTATTGGCATCTTCCATATAATCGGTCTCCCAAATCTTGAGGAAGAGTTCTGATTTAGCAAAGACCCGGCCGGGATTTTTGAGGAAGAGAGCTAGGAGCTGGAATTCCTTGAGTGAGAGTTGCAAGGGTTGGTCGTAGAGCGTGACGCGATGTTGCCCCTCGTCGATGGCAAAGGGTGCATAGCTCAAAACCGACTGCCCCGCTTGCTTGGGCTGAATGCGACGCAAGAGATTTTTGACCCGCAAGGTCAGCTCCCGTGGGCTAAAGGGTTTGGTCAGGTAGTCGTCGGCTCCTAGGGTCAGGGAATAGATGCGATCGACCGCCTGATCCTTGGCCGTGATGAAGATAAAAGGTTGGTCTTCGCGTAATTGCAAGACGGCATCAATGAAGTCATAACCATCCATTTGGGGCATCATAATGTCCGTGATAATCAGATCGACGGCCTGAGCTCGGTAGTGGTCTAAGGCTTCCTGGCCATTCGTAGCGGTTGTGACTTGATAGCCTTCCTTACTTAAGTAGCGGGTGACGATGTCCAGGATGGCTGGCTCGTCGTCAACTAGGAGGATGTGGGTCATAGGGACCCTCCTTTCGATTAATGACTGAAATCAAAACCTACCTGATAGAGGCAGGGGCAATGCCATTATAGCATAGCTTGAGAGGGGAAGGGGTCAGTGACGCTTGCAGACCTTGAGCCCAAAGCACTTCAACCACCTGAAAGGACTTCAGGTGGTTGGGATTCTAGAAAGCTTATTTAAGGTCAGCTTGACCGAAGACTTCATGCGCTTCAACACAGTAGATTAAGACCTTGTTGTAGCCGTCTGCCTTCAAACCATTCAGGTCGTAGCTTTGTTCCATCATGTCACTGTCTACCGCACCGACTTCAACGGCTGTCTCTAATTTGCCGTCTTTGCTAAGGAGGACGTGGAGGTCAGGTGCCTTGTCGCTCTTGAAGTTGCTGAGTTTGAGTTGGTTCTTCTCGATGCTAACAGAACCCATGACCATCTTGCCATTGGCGCCCATGAGTTCGCCCATACGTTTCATGGCTTGGTCCATGGCTCCGTCAGAAAACTTGGTCAACATAGCAGAACCGAAGGTTTCATTGACTTGGTCACAGTGGATGGTGAGGGTGTTGTATTGACTGAGGTCGACTTTGTCCAGTTTGTAACCTTGGATGGCACCCTTGGCATCGACCTTGCCTAATTTGAGGCCATGTTCTA
This genomic window contains:
- a CDS encoding response regulator transcription factor, translating into MTHILLVDDEPAILDIVTRYLSKEGYQVTTATNGQEALDHYRAQAVDLIITDIMMPQMDGYDFIDAVLQLREDQPFIFITAKDQAVDRIYSLTLGADDYLTKPFSPRELTLRVKNLLRRIQPKQAGQSVLSYAPFAIDEGQHRVTLYDQPLQLSLKEFQLLALFLKNPGRVFAKSELFLKIWETDYMEDANTLNVHIHSLRDKLAKSAGQRPYPKIETVWGLGYRLGGDPS
- a CDS encoding NAD(P)H-dependent oxidoreductase encodes the protein MTQEAIQEQIRQALDHRVAVRVYDENRDISRQDMDVILDAAWLSPSSVGLEGWRFLVLDRDQVQAIRPELQPLAWGAQPQLDTASHFVILLAEKNARYDGPSMRASLIRRGLTSDQDLNSRLTLYETFQTQHMCLDSPRALFDWTGKQTYIALANMMLSASLLGIDSCPIEGFDYEAVNALLAAKGWLDPEREGVASMLSLGYRLKDPKHPRSRKPRQEVICWLDDK
- a CDS encoding sensor histidine kinase, with product MKLRSLVFLAFLTSTLCALLLVWWGLQQMLVSPNVAYIIIWMTLGANLLGALVGFCLLQPSVKSLQQLSRDVRRVADQDFQPVQTIKSPAELASLTANINLMIQDLNQSFQALSQSEQDKTRLMASLGHDIKTPLTALQHQVEALEDQMVSEDEMQALWQAMAHQIDRLKTLTQQLMEVGLMEKQANQQASQIQVQTLQLDDFLIHLLTSIQPHCQQKKQELEVKLAPELETIQTDGDKLSRILLNLLENASKYSPEQSRIQLHIQKEGQGIGFHIIDQGMGIPAQDLPHIFDRLYRVEQSRNRETGGAGLGLYISQTLAQQLGGQIEVTSQVNQGSHFSLWLPL
- a CDS encoding tannase produces the protein MTLSRKMKLSALTLLCANLLASQVPVLAQEANDQASSSQERATVGQYSLAFDNAAWQYDEANDIYWQVGVVYVANPASLDYETLGIYVPGAYLEATANGDGTYTASVKSDAQVGQFTAATAPYVLPVNTPGFNASQAPTWLADGIANYTQAGMIYLQPGIRGRDNTTDSQGQEVVGGAPWGVTDLKAAIRYVRYNKDVLPGDTDKIVSFGHSGGGAQSAVLGASGDSTLYNPYLEALGAAMKDKEGNPISDAPYGTMTWSPITSLDYADAAYEWNLGQFADSNTRAEGTFTQALSQDLAKEYANYINQLGLKHEGQALTLAESSEGIYTQGSYATYLEGVVNQSLNNFLADTSFPYTSDGAGPGGSTESVTYETAQAYIDRLNAEAQWVTYDAATNTAKISSLADFAKYVKTASKSVPAFDALDRSLAENAVFGVADANELHFDQLVARLLKNNQAKYESLTDWNSQYVTDFESDLAKTDSLGKTIAERQDLYNPMFYLTSAYSGYQTSKPAPHWRIRSGLSQGDTALTVETNLALALENQANGTVKSVDFATVWGQGNTTAERTGHASANFIQWVQEIVAQDAN
- a CDS encoding YeiH family protein, with amino-acid sequence MTFSKFSDSNWASWAKILIITALAYAIESLVPALGASMLAILLGMALSAWRPPASTKPAKQISGQLLKIGIVFLGFGLSFAKLQAVGLKVYLVLIPVVAVALLSARYLGRWMGIESRSALLVGMGTAICGGSAIAAAAPIVEAEDSEIAFAITTIFLYNTLALFLFPLLGAWLGYGDQSFGLFAGAAINDTSSVVAAGFAFSEAAGTTATIVKMARTLLIVPVCLGLVGARYQQASAQLADGQGAQVSLWEQARRLFPSFIAYFLLAVLASSLLPLPAWLLDSFKLLARLTMIAALAGVGLAVDLRQLRRAGSQSILLGGLCWALVIATASLAIHFFYS
- the thrB gene encoding homoserine kinase, which produces MVWQKDFPASSANLGPGFDSIGIAVDRYLRVTARPAERWQVDFETDFMAGLPQDETNLVVAVALETAARYGKTLAPLHLTMKSQIPLTHGMGSSASAIVAGIELANDFADLGLSTFDKVRLASAKEGHPDNVGACITGGLFVGYYEPETDQLFYQVANLEGVGVIISTPAYELSTAAARSVLPEVYSKPDSIAQNALTSVMLMAMMQGDYPTMGQLMMQDKFHEPYRQSLIAEFPAVKATALEKGAYATVISGAGPSILTLCPQERVDDILAALEASVDCQHQVVSVLPALADK
- a CDS encoding DM13 domain-containing protein produces the protein MSTKHTLTKLSLVALLSLGLGAGSLSQVVLAEESSASSSQMPDDKQKDEMNQALVGQLMGQGKHKVMGMAKVTAKEVVLTGFSSDEAPDLNAYLTKDGDVEHGLKLGKVDAKGAIQGYKLDKVDLSQYNTLTIHCDQVNETFGSAMLTKFSDGAMDQAMKRMGELMGANGKMVMGSVSIEKNQLKLSNFKSDKAPDLHVLLSKDGKLETAVEVGAVDSDMMEQSYDLNGLKADGYNKVLIYCVEAHEVFGQADLK